One Branchiostoma floridae strain S238N-H82 chromosome 15, Bfl_VNyyK, whole genome shotgun sequence DNA window includes the following coding sequences:
- the LOC118431435 gene encoding calmodulin-lysine N-methyltransferase-like isoform X1 produces the protein MKPVEGNNEEGQAGEGKERKAWFREKTISINRVGVVIFEAPFDAKKEDEVDNTGMRVWPAAQVLALYALNHPEVLRKCEGVLELGAGAGVTGLLVAKACGRPADVVLTDGEHHVLELTRRNIEANFKEDGRPSCEYLRWGENVAEFRDKVGTFDLIMATDVLYCPEALEPFFTTARQLMSSKPSAQLLVSHTNRSYVPHYKVRKAGSKCGFKCTDIPLQSIPGCAEMSRATAADPRHPLLQRMQVFRFTLKSSIRADPSS, from the exons ATGAAACCGGTCGAAGGGAACAATGAGGAGGGCCAGGCTGGCGAGGGGAAAGAAAG GAAAGCCTGGTTCCGCGAAAAGACGATTAGTATCAACAGGGTCGGGGTCGTCATCTTCGAAGCACCATTCGATG CCAAGAAGGAGGACGAGGTGGACAACACAGGCATGCGAGTATGGCCGGCCGCGCAG GTGCTGGCTTTGTACGCCCTGAACCACCCGGAGGTGTTGCGGAAGTGTGAGGGGGTGCTGGAGCTGGGGGCAGGGGCCGGGGTGACCGGGCTCCTGGTGGCGAAGGCCTGCGGACGTCCCGCCGATGTGGTCCTGACGGACGGGGAGCACCACGTCCTGGAACTCACCCGCAGGAACATCGAAGCAAACTTCAAAGAGGACG GCCGCCCGTCGTGCGAGTACCTCAGATGGGGTGAGAACGTGGCCGAGTTCAGGGACAAGGTCGGGACCTTTGACCTCATCATGGCGACGGACGTCCTGTACTGTCCTGAGGCGCTGGAACCCTTCTTCACAACAGCGAGGCAGCTGATGTCATCCAAG CCCTCGGCCCAGCTGTTGGTTTCTCACACGAACAGAAGCTACGTGCCGCACTACAAGGTGCGGAAGGCGGGGTCCAAGTGTGGGTTCAAGTGCACGGACATCCCACTGCAGTCCATCCCGGGCTGTGCTGAGATGTCGCGAGCCACGGCGGCGGACCCCAGGCACCCTCTGCTGCAGAGGATGCAGGTCTTCAGATTCACCCTGAAGTCGTCCATCAGGGCTGATCCGTCCTCGTAA
- the LOC118431435 gene encoding calmodulin-lysine N-methyltransferase-like isoform X2: protein MRRARLARGKKGKPGSAKRRLVSTGSGSSSSKHHSMVLALYALNHPEVLRKCEGVLELGAGAGVTGLLVAKACGRPADVVLTDGEHHVLELTRRNIEANFKEDGRPSCEYLRWGENVAEFRDKVGTFDLIMATDVLYCPEALEPFFTTARQLMSSKPSAQLLVSHTNRSYVPHYKVRKAGSKCGFKCTDIPLQSIPGCAEMSRATAADPRHPLLQRMQVFRFTLKSSIRADPSS, encoded by the exons ATGAGGAGGGCCAGGCTGGCGAGGGGAAAGAAAG GAAAGCCTGGTTCCGCGAAAAGACGATTAGTATCAACAGGGTCGGGGTCGTCATCTTCGAAGCACCATTCGATG GTGCTGGCTTTGTACGCCCTGAACCACCCGGAGGTGTTGCGGAAGTGTGAGGGGGTGCTGGAGCTGGGGGCAGGGGCCGGGGTGACCGGGCTCCTGGTGGCGAAGGCCTGCGGACGTCCCGCCGATGTGGTCCTGACGGACGGGGAGCACCACGTCCTGGAACTCACCCGCAGGAACATCGAAGCAAACTTCAAAGAGGACG GCCGCCCGTCGTGCGAGTACCTCAGATGGGGTGAGAACGTGGCCGAGTTCAGGGACAAGGTCGGGACCTTTGACCTCATCATGGCGACGGACGTCCTGTACTGTCCTGAGGCGCTGGAACCCTTCTTCACAACAGCGAGGCAGCTGATGTCATCCAAG CCCTCGGCCCAGCTGTTGGTTTCTCACACGAACAGAAGCTACGTGCCGCACTACAAGGTGCGGAAGGCGGGGTCCAAGTGTGGGTTCAAGTGCACGGACATCCCACTGCAGTCCATCCCGGGCTGTGCTGAGATGTCGCGAGCCACGGCGGCGGACCCCAGGCACCCTCTGCTGCAGAGGATGCAGGTCTTCAGATTCACCCTGAAGTCGTCCATCAGGGCTGATCCGTCCTCGTAA